The segment TGCCATCGGTAACCATGGAGACGCCTGTTTCCTGTATTAATATCTCCTGTCTTTAATCGTGTATTTTATCCCATCTATAACACGTTGTGTTGGAGGTTCTCCCACCTGTAAAGAACACTAAGCATCTCCGTCCTCCCCGCCTCCGGCTGGCGTTCTGGTGGGTGGAGCTCCGATCAGAGGGAACCGTTCCCTGTAATTATGCTGTAATATattcacaaacttttttttttttttaagcggTGGATGAAATCAGGTTCTATCGGGTTCTCCGGGGTTCTTTTTAATCGTTTTCTTCGGCACACTTTTTCTAAGAAAACCTGAAAACCCGAGCACGTTTCCGAGGCGCGGCGGATTTATCGCCGAAAGCCTCGTTAGCATGCGGCTAAAGGCGGGATCGGCATCGTAACTCAAACCGAACGGCGTCGGATCGgagttgtaaaatattttgtaaatgtgtCGGCATGGAGGAACCTCTATTTATCACCACGTTTTGATACTGGACACTAAACCCGTTAGCTTCTAGATTAGCTCACTCTCGCCCGTTCTCCAGGTGGTTCTAGGGCGTCTCCTGGTTATGTATTAACCTGTcgcgaggaagaggaagaagaggaaggcagGAAGTGGGAGCCAATGGCTGAAGTGTTACCGGTTTATTTACCTCATAGTGGGAGGAGCCAGCTGTATAGACACTTCTCGCCACTCGTCGTTATGTTTCCTGACAGTTTAACTTCCTGTTATTTCTTATGGCTCTGATCTTGTACATTTGTCATAATAAAATGGGTTCAAATCCTCATCCGATTGTTTCCTGTcacgccccgccccctgcctTCCTCCTGATTGGTAGAACCCCGTTGGAACCAGAACAGAGTGGAATCTGAGGCGCTTTCGGAGCTTCGTCGTTTTCTTCTAGATTCCGGATCCTTGATGGAATCTGAGGGGCTTCAGGGTTCTAGtagaacaggaagcagaaccTCAACAAGCCCCGCCCCGTTCCAGAAAGAACTTCTGGTTCCTTCTCAAAACAGTTGGGTTTTCAAACAGAATTCAACACCAAGACAAAACGcaaatgaaaactttatttcGTGAGACGAAGAGTTCCAAAGGTCCAATGAGAACTGAAGAACCTCCAACCCGCGTCAGATGTTCTTTACCTACAGATGTTTGGTCGTTTGGATCCACACAGTCGTGTTCTCCAAATGAAGGTCTACTGTAGTCCCAGTggtggcgccacctgctggcagcGTTAAGCAGGCCGGTCTAGTCAACTGGTCGTATGTTCAATCTGTCAGAACCTGGTTTTGTGGGTTCCAGCGTGACCAATCGgtgttgtttgtgtgactgGCTGGGCGGAGCTTAGTGTTGGTTGTTTTCTAAATGTCCCACGGTTGTTTGACATGTTTGGTCTTGAACGTTCCCCCGTTTGGTTCCGTTAGTCTCTCTTCACCGACCCGTCGGTTCCTTTCCGGCTCCGGTTCCTCTCCCGCCAGCACTCGTACTTGCCTCGACTCTTCTTGTACCCGAACCGGGCGATGTCCACCATGAACACCCAGGCCAGGACGTACATGACGACCCCGCCTACCTTCATGACCCAGGTGGTCCTGGGCGACGCCAGCTCGCAGTAGAACATCAGGGTGCCGACGCCCACGCGCACCGTGGCGAACAGGGAGATGAAGAGCAGGTCGACGGCGTCGCCCAGCAGGCTGTCGTACCGGCCCAGCCGGCGTAGGAACCAGCGTGCCTGCAGCAGAGGGTTGGTCAGCTCGCTGCCGAAGATCACGGCGCAGGTCTCACATCCAGACACGCCCATCAGCAGCGCCAGCAGGATGCTGATGATGCTAGCGAGGTGGTGGCCAAGCATCACAGGACCCTCGCTGCGGTGCAGGACGCACCACACCATGTCGAAGAGGAAGTAGCCGAGACAGACGGCGAGGGCGACAGTCTGGAGCGTCGTGTTCTCCGTTCCTGCAGGACAGGAAGGACGATGACATCATTGATGCTAAAATGCGTTTTGCTGAAGTTTGCGACTGACCTGCGTGGGTGAGCGGCCAGGGTCCGTCGATGAAGACAACATAGGCCGTCAGCAGGACGATCAAGACGCCGTGGGACAGTGTGACCAGACGACAGTTCCACTCAGGACCCCGCTGGGAGAAGCTCCAGCAGAACAGCAGGTAGAGACACAACCAGCCAATCAGGCTGCAGATCACCTCCACAACCGGCATGGCGGACTGTAAAGgaggagtgaggaagaggatggccAACCTGGACCCGTACAGCCCCGGATCTAACCCAGAACTGCAGTGTTGTTCTAAACTAATACTGGTTTTACAGTCTGCAAAAATCAAAGTGGCACCAATGGGGGTCCTTGAGGGACGCCGAGAAAATGGACTCTATGaaatcccgcttcaaagcggtgatgtaatcgTCAGTGTTCTATGTTATGTCAgttgtccgttagtccaccaaatatcttcacaaccgttcagatagaaagatgaaacaaaaagcacacgactcaggcagcacaggggatgaagatgagatgatgaccttgaccttgagaaaattagctcagggtcaaatttcaacttttgtacactcaggaaccggataagatagaaagacgagggagaaggccagtatgagcaagaccatagatcaaagctagtgcataactttgacctaccctgtcaggtcaaagctatgcacttgtcaggtactactttcagggtactcTAACCTACCCTTcgcgggatattgcagtctctgactgccttggttcttgtgtTTAATGTAACGGTTATCACTAAtagaatccatccatcttcctcctcttatccggggtcgggtcgcgggggcagcagcctaaacaggaagcccagacttccctctccctagccacttcgtccagctcctccgggagaatcccaaggcgttcccaggccagccgggagacatcgtctctccagcgtgtcctgggtcgtccccggggcctcctcccggtaggacgtgtccggaacacctcaccagggaggggtccaggaggcatcctaaccagatgcccgatccacctcatctggctcctctcgatgcggaggagcagcggctcgactctgagtcgcTCCCGGATGTcagaactcctcaccctatctctaagggggagcccggacaccctacggaggaaacttatttcggccgcttgtatccatttgatattttgttttatgtaaCGACATCACTAATagaatatttaatgtaattagACTCTAAAAGAGTAGAAACAGAATCGATATTTCTGGACAACCATCGATTCTGAACGATCGATTCTGTTCTCCAGAACCATGTTGGTTCTGGAGAACAGTAACGAGGTTCTAAGCAGACTAATCGAAGGAGCGTCTGATCCTGTAGACGAGTTAACGGGTGAAATACGTTGCGTTGTTTTTCAATATGTGAAACTGAACCGGGTTCTTCACAAGTTTGATTAAAAAGCAAGTTTTAAATAATGAGCATTGATCTGGATCCATCCCAGAAAACCCTGACCTTCTATCCTACGCGTGACCCCCCCTTACCCCCACCAAGGTCACCCAGAGTCCACCATGTGGAGCTTGTGTGATCCAACGACGCTCGTCTGTGCGGATGATCCTGAACAAACCGTCCCGGTTTGAACACAaatgggtcacatgaccacctcaGACTGAACCCTACCTTCAGGTGTCCTGCAGGGCATCAAACACGACCTTCATCCCAGGTTCTCCTGCACGTGGGCTCCAACATGTTCACGTCGTCAGGAGGACGGAGGTCTGGACGGTCTGGGGAACCTGATCAGACCTGATCCTCTTAGAGGATTAGCGCTGCTGCTAGGAGGCGTCTGCAGCTCAACGTAAAGACAGACCTCCATCGGACCATGTCTCACAACTCATCtcaggtcctggttctggttccggGGGTCTTCATCCCTGTGGAACGTCGTTTCtaaatggaggaagaggaaatgatTTAAATGTCTTCACGTCAACGTTACCAGAGTcaaacctgtctgtctcctttcCCCCTCCgacaatgatgatgtcaccccctcccctgatgatgtcacccacATGTGAATCCAGCCACACCCCAAAGCTAGACTGGGAATTCACCCAAACACCAGCAGGAAATAAAGTTAAGACAGTTTGTTATACCAGCTTCAGTACCTCAGtgtggccagcagggggcagcggTCACCTGGACATCTGATCAGCCTGACATCACAGAGCCCCACTGAGgagggtgatgatgaaggtgatgaaggagcTCATGAGAAGAGATCAGGTAACTCCTACACTTTTAAATATCTTAATTCTCAAATCAAAAATTATGTCTTGTACTGTTATTACTATGACCacttattattactgttattactagTGTTATTACTGCTGTTGCTACTAAAGAAGTATTAAATAATCCTGTATCATGCATCAGACCGCCTCCTACTCACACGTAATTGGTTGACGGATCAATAAATGTGGGCGGAGACATAAGCACTTGATCTCCTTTTATCCTGAAAAGATTTCAGATCAGAGATCCTGGCAGGAGGCGGATCCACTCCAGATGTTTGGACTGTGAGAACATCCAGACGGGCTCCACAGAACGCCCACATCTCCTTATAAGGCGTTCACCAGAGagcagtgggcggggccagggccAGGATGTTCTCACAGGATGTGATGGCTGGACGGCAGCTGAAGCCGTGAGATGAGAAGCGTCAGCTGAGCAGGCCGGTCCGGGGCTGCTGCCGCTCCGTCTGATTGGTCGTTGATTGATTGGTTCTGGGGTATTAATCTGTAAGAGAGGATGTGAACCCGACGTGTTCAGGAGGAACCAGCATTACCAGTCAGCAGGTGAAGGTCCTGCCCAGCAGCATGCTGGTGTTGATGGTCTGGTTTGTGGAACTGATTTCAGATTAACGGAcacgtctgattggtcgatcgACTGGAGGTAAGTGATCTAAAGTTCCATATTAAACCTGTTAGATGTCAGTTAAGAACCGTCTGACTGTTCTCCGTTCCGTCTCCCTTGTTTCTCTCCTCGGTTCTGCGGGTTCCTCCTGTCGAGTTCCTCCAGAACAGTGTGGCTCAAACGTGAGCAGATGAGTCACCAGTAGAACATCTTGTAGGTTCTCCGAACGGCCTACGGATCCACCTGTAGAGTCATTGTTGACCAGTAGAACATCTCGTAGGTTCTCCGAACGGCCTACGGATCCACCTGTAGAGTCATTGTTTACCAGTAGAACCGGTTCTCCACAGTTCATGAGGTGGAAAAGAGAAATGTCAGATCAAGAGAAAACCCCGTCGTGTCCCGACAGAAATAGACCCGAGacttccctcttcctctcatcagcAGCTTCCTGCAGGCCGGGGGTTTCTACTGGAATGTTCTGGGTTCTACTGGGCTCTACTGGAATTTACTGGGCTCAACTGGACTGTACAGTAGAGTTCTACTGGACTCTATTGGGTTCTCATATATA is part of the Antennarius striatus isolate MH-2024 chromosome 13, ASM4005453v1, whole genome shotgun sequence genome and harbors:
- the tlcd5b gene encoding TLC domain-containing protein 5; the protein is MPVVEVICSLIGWLCLYLLFCWSFSQRGPEWNCRLVTLSHGVLIVLLTAYVVFIDGPWPLTHAGTENTTLQTVALAVCLGYFLFDMVWCVLHRSEGPVMLGHHLASIISILLALLMGVSGCETCAVIFGSELTNPLLQARWFLRRLGRYDSLLGDAVDLLFISLFATVRVGVGTLMFYCELASPRTTWVMKVGGVVMYVLAWVFMVDIARFGYKKSRGKYECWRERNRSRKGTDGSVKRD